TCATCGTAACCGTTCCAACTCATTTTATACAAACCTTTATCAACCTTTGCCTTCATGAGCGTTCTTACCATCTGTCCTGCAGCATTGTAGACTACAATCTCAATTTCAGAACTCTTTGGTACTCCGTAATTTATCATTATCTGATTTGAGAAAGGATTGGGATGGGTGATAAGAAAATATTCATTAACTATATTCTTGTTTACTTCACTTATTCCCACAGTGAAATCAAGGACGAAGTCGTCAACATACCAGTACAATTCATCATTCGCCACATAATGGAAGGCAAAGCGCACATCGTTCTCACCTTGAACCAAAGATGTCACATCCACGGACTTATAGCCTGAATCATCGGCATTGGAATAGAAATGAATCATCTGCCAGGTTGCGCCATCGTCAGTGCTGACAAGGACGCGGCCCGAATCCAACCTTGAGGTAGTATAATCATTATAGTAATGCCAGTAATTGAGTATGTAATTACCACTGGCACTGCAATCAAACCTCGGTGAAATGAGCCAGTCGTCATGCACTTCAGTTGGTGAGAAGTACACCCTTGCCACGGTCCGTGATGGACTTGTTGAAACATAACGATGCCAGTCATTATTGTCCGTAACCGGTGGCGTTTGTGAACCACCATCAATTATATACCAGCCACAGAATGGCGGTTCGGTTGAATTAATCCAGAGTTCATCAAAATCCTTCGTATAAGGAGGCGTGTGGGAATAAGGACATACAGTAACTACTTTAACGATTGTATCATTCTGTGGATTCTGGTCGCCCGACAATTTTGTTCCAAACCAGATAGTATTATCGCCGGAAGCCGTTGGTACAAATTGTTGCGTGAACGAATAGTTTGCAATCTGTCCAATCTCAAGATAACCGGTCCAGGTTTCAAATGTCGTATCCGCCCCACCGGTGGTGTAGAAAATCGGAATTGATGTAACCGGGTTAAATCCAAAATTTTTAATCACTACATTCACCGACGTGGGCTTATTGACAATGTATGGTTTAGGTCCCAGTGTCGCTGCAATAATTCCAGCGTCATTGTTAAATGCGGTAGGTGGGGTAACATACGCCCGAACTGAGTCTATGAACATATTATTTCCATAACCACTGCGCGCGCGGAAGGCGAGATAAAGATTTCGGTCGGCATGGAAATTACCAATTTCTACATCATGGGCATACCAGCCTGCTGTCGCACCGTATCTGTGGAATGCAGCAACTGGGGTATAAGTAGTATCATTACAAGAAAATTCAACGACGATTGAATCTGGATTGGTCGTATAACTAGGGTCATGATACATATAGAAACGAAGCATCAATCTTCGATTCTGAGGTCCGATATTAATTCTGTGTGTTCTTAATCTGGAACCTGAACCACTGCTCGCATTATATGACGGAAAACCCGCCATTGCATAACCTTCCAGCGGGGTGCAAGTTGGGTTCGAACCGCTGGTATATCTTGCCCAATTATAGGATCCGGCAAGGATTGTCCGCCACCAATTATAAGGAGTATCAAAGGCTGGAGAAGTCGTTGCATTTACTGGCGGAAATGCCACCGCATTGAAGTTTGATGCTACCTTCGTGCTTTCGTCATAGACCTCAACGTGGAGTTTGGTGGTATCATTTACCGGATTAACATCACCAAATAAATTCGTAAAGACATAAAGGGTATCCATGCCGAGAAAATTCATTACCACAGGAATTTTTATGGAATCCACAGCACCTGGTTGAAGGGTGCCAGGAAATGGTATTGCGCCACTTATCGGATTATTCTTGAATGCAAACTGAACAGGAAAACTGCTCTGGGGATTTGAGCCGGAATTAAAGATAGTAACAAGGATTGTATCAGGTGCATTGATAATTGAAGTTGGATTCAATAATCGGAAATAATATGTCCCAATGTCATTCACTAAATCTCGCTGCTCAATCTCCACAAGTGAGCCACCGCCCGAAAGCACAATCTCCTGATTTAAATTTCTAAATCGGTTGATATTGCCGATTATAACTCCATAATCACTCTGGGAGGCGACCGATTTTTGTAATCCCCTTATCCATGCACTGCCATTCGGTGCATACCAGAAGATATAAGGTATCGCTGTGGTGCTGGCACCACCGACCAGGACGAGCTCTGCACCCGGATTATCGGTCAATATATCACCAATGGCGATACAATTATCCGCAGCTCCCCAGGTTGATGTCCAAGCCCAGGCAACCCCATACCAGTAGGCCCCGGTCCAGTTCCAGATTGAAACTTGATAAGAAGTTGAACCATGCACAATTCCAATTTCATTTCCAGGAAAGAGAGGATTGATATCACCGATTACTGCATCATAAGCACCGGATAAAGCGCTGGATATAGTAAGGGTATCCCAGGATGTTCCATTCCAGTATAATTGCCAGAGCCGTGCACCACCGACCACATAGATTTCGTTTCCGGAAAGCGTGGGCACGATATCACCAATTGCGATACCCCTTGCTGCTACCGTTCCACTCAAAAGAATCCTTGTTGTATCCCAGGCACTTCCGTCCCATTGCACCCTCATTATTGCTGCACTCGGTGAAGTCTGAACAATATTGATATAAAAATCCCTTGTTGTCGGATTATTGTCTCCATCGCCGAAGACAATATCGTTTATTGAACTATTCACCGCGAAGGAATCACGGGCTACCCAGTTAGCCCCATCCCATTCAAACCAGATTAATCGGTATGGTGTAGCAGAATGTCCGGTTAGAATATCGGTATATTCATCACCGTCAACATCTCCCACTGCTACCGAATAGGCGGAGCTACCACTCGTAAATGAGTAAGGCGTTTCTATTCTAAAACCATTTTTAACAAAATTCGTACTCATTGTATCGGTGGCAATGACAAGATATCTTGTTCCCCCGGATTGAACGGTGATAATCCTTAAAGTATCATCTGCACTGCCTTTAAAATACTTCCCAAACGCAATTTTTCTTGTCAGATTAGCAGTAGAGCCGGTCCAGACCCGGTTGGAATCATATAATGGTGCTGGTAATCTGATCGCTGCCCCTGCATCATTCGCCTTGAGAATTTCAATTTCCTGAATCGGTTGATACTCCTTTGCATATGATAGGACAACAGAAAAAAACAAAGACCCTATCATTAATATTTGCAGCAACTTCATAATTCCTCCTTTCTCACATATATTATAATCCATTCTCTATTGATGTCAATACTGTAATAATCCTTGACTTTTTCATAAAATTGTTTAATATTATGTTATGAAATTGCCCAAGGGTAGACCAATACTTGAGAATACACGCCTTGAATTCATTAATCTTGATAATGTATTGACTGCATCAAAACGGGAAAGGGCACACCGTATTTCGGGATATATTTCTATCATCTACCCTGAGATGGAAGAATTGATATTCTTAAAACAAGGAGAACCGTTCAATGCCGCACGACTGAGTTTAAAAGAAAGGACTATAATTCCAATATCCGAAGTTATTGAAAAGGCGAAAAAGGCAACATCAGGTATCTTATCTGAATATGCCACAGATGAGGTCCTGTTAAATATGATTATAACTTCAATAACGAATCAACCGATAAAAGCAGGAATAGACCTCAATCGCCTCCAGCCCAAAATCCTTATAGATAAACTTAAATCAACAAAATTTGATGGTTTTATCTGGATAAAGGCTGGGATTGAAGAATCTTTTATTGCGTTCAAGCAGGGTGAACTTTTGGGACTTTATGCTGCAGGGAACAATGAAAAAATTCAGGATGAGAATATCATTTGTAATTATCTGACCAAACCTAATACCACAATAGCAGTCTTTGACCATATTGAAGTTGGTATGCCTGTTCAAGCAACGCCAGCACAGGTAGAAATGTTTTGTAAGATTATTTCCGCAATGCTGAAGAATTATTCAAAACCGCTCGGTAATACGATGGTGCTGAAGACGGTAATGATGGCAAAATCAACCGCCCAGAAAGAATATCCATTTATTAATGAATTCCAGATTGATGCTGACTTCAATATCTCTGCAAAACTTGTAATTGAGCCCAAAATGCTTGCCCGGGGGATTGCGCGCTGGCTTGATTTAATTTTTGAATCATTTTCTACGCTCTTGGGCAAAGAAAGTGAAAACATTGCAAAAAAGGTCCTCAATGACT
The genomic region above belongs to candidate division WOR-3 bacterium and contains:
- a CDS encoding choice-of-anchor J domain-containing protein → MKLLQILMIGSLFFSVVLSYAKEYQPIQEIEILKANDAGAAIRLPAPLYDSNRVWTGSTANLTRKIAFGKYFKGSADDTLRIITVQSGGTRYLVIATDTMSTNFVKNGFRIETPYSFTSGSSAYSVAVGDVDGDEYTDILTGHSATPYRLIWFEWDGANWVARDSFAVNSSINDIVFGDGDNNPTTRDFYINIVQTSPSAAIMRVQWDGSAWDTTRILLSGTVAARGIAIGDIVPTLSGNEIYVVGGARLWQLYWNGTSWDTLTISSALSGAYDAVIGDINPLFPGNEIGIVHGSTSYQVSIWNWTGAYWYGVAWAWTSTWGAADNCIAIGDILTDNPGAELVLVGGASTTAIPYIFWYAPNGSAWIRGLQKSVASQSDYGVIIGNINRFRNLNQEIVLSGGGSLVEIEQRDLVNDIGTYYFRLLNPTSIINAPDTILVTIFNSGSNPQSSFPVQFAFKNNPISGAIPFPGTLQPGAVDSIKIPVVMNFLGMDTLYVFTNLFGDVNPVNDTTKLHVEVYDESTKVASNFNAVAFPPVNATTSPAFDTPYNWWRTILAGSYNWARYTSGSNPTCTPLEGYAMAGFPSYNASSGSGSRLRTHRINIGPQNRRLMLRFYMYHDPSYTTNPDSIVVEFSCNDTTYTPVAAFHRYGATAGWYAHDVEIGNFHADRNLYLAFRARSGYGNNMFIDSVRAYVTPPTAFNNDAGIIAATLGPKPYIVNKPTSVNVVIKNFGFNPVTSIPIFYTTGGADTTFETWTGYLEIGQIANYSFTQQFVPTASGDNTIWFGTKLSGDQNPQNDTIVKVVTVCPYSHTPPYTKDFDELWINSTEPPFCGWYIIDGGSQTPPVTDNNDWHRYVSTSPSRTVARVYFSPTEVHDDWLISPRFDCSASGNYILNYWHYYNDYTTSRLDSGRVLVSTDDGATWQMIHFYSNADDSGYKSVDVTSLVQGENDVRFAFHYVANDELYWYVDDFVLDFTVGISEVNKNIVNEYFLITHPNPFSNQIMINYGVPKSSEIEIVVYNAAGQMVRTLMKAKVDKGLYKMSWNGYDDYGRKLPNGVYFVRMNTDSRKITNKVLMVK